One Prunus dulcis chromosome 7, ALMONDv2, whole genome shotgun sequence DNA segment encodes these proteins:
- the LOC117634342 gene encoding DNA-directed RNA polymerase 3, chloroplastic isoform X1, whose amino-acid sequence MASTASFSPSPQAQTYTCSSRWSKPPKLNHKFLFSSTSNSLFFKPSHSSSTHFPLSLKPPPEPVHIPPLRDSIQDNIVENSMNFQIPMSEFHLITPQESAPRIFIQDPPWIASLFLKGIYKRANQELKLESKEIERRNYNLLRRRQIKAETEAWERMVDEYKDLEKVMREKKLAPNLPYVKALFLGWFEPLREAIAREQKTQQTKKHKAAFAPHIDLLPADKMALIVMHKMMGLVMVGNQDGCVQVVQAAVHIGMALEQEVRIHSFLEKTKNLQKKKTGVADEDGLSKEKEILRKRVNGLIRRKRLNEVQKLLIKEEMKPWGRDKQAKLGSRLIELLTETAYVQPPLSQLADSPPDVRPAFRHRFKAVAKSPGQKIVKNYGVIECDPLVLTGLDKTAKHMLIPYVPMLVPPKRWKGYDKGGHLFLPSYVMRTHGSRKQVDAMRNISRNQMQKVFEALDMLGSTKWRVNKKVLSVVESIWARGGNIAGLVNREDVPVPDKSPSEDLKEIQEWKWSVRKAKKINQERHSQRCDTELKLSVARKMKDEEGFYYPHNLDFRGRAYPMHPHLNHLSSDLCRGVLEFAEGRPLGKSGLRWLKIHLANLYAGGVEKLSYEGRLAFVDNHIDDIFDSATNPVNGNRWWLTAEDPLQCLAACINLSEALNSPSPHTVISHLPIHQDGSCNGLQHYAALGRDTLEAAAVNLVDGDKPADVYSEIAARVHEIMKRDSNKDPTTSPNALLARILVNQIDRKLVKQTVMTSVYGVTYVGAREQIKRRLEEKGLITDDRLLFTAACYAAKVTLAALGEIFQAARGIMSWLGDCAKVIASENQPVRWTTPLGLPVVQPYCKSERHLIRTSLQVLALQRESNSVDIRKQRTAFPPNFVHSLDGSHMMMTALACRDAGLRFAGVHDSFWTHPCDVDQMNEILREKFVELYSMPILESLLESFQASYPALTFPPLPERGDFDLLQVLESPYFFN is encoded by the exons ATGGCTTCCACTGCCTCATTCTCTCCGAGCCCTCAAGCTCAAACATACACATGCAGTTCCAGATGGAGTAAACCTCCGAAGCTTAACCACAAGTTTCTCTTCAGCTCAACCTCCAACAGTCTCTTCTTCAAGCCCTCACACTCTTCCTCCACTCATTTCCCTCTAAGCCTTAAACCCCCTCCAGAACCTGTTCATATCCCCCCGTTGAGAGACTCAATACAAGACAATATCGTCGAAAATTCGATGAATTTTCAGATACCCATGAGCGAATTTCATCTAATTACACCTCAGGAATCGGCCCCGAGGATTTTTATCCAAGACCCGCCATGGATTGCCTCACTCTTTTTGAAGGGTATTTACAAAAGAGCCAACcaagaattgaaattggaGTCTAAGGAAATTGAGAGGAGGAACTATAATTTACTTAGGAGGAGGCAGATAAAGGCCGAGACCGAGGCTTGGGAGAGAATGGTGGACGAATATAAGGATTTGGAAAAAGTAATGCGTGAGAAGAAGTTAGCTCCGAATTTGCCTTATGTAAAGGCCTTGTTTTTAGGTTGGTTTGAGCCGTTGAGGGAGGCGATAGCGAGGGAACAGAAGACGCAGCAAACGAAAAAACATAAGGCAGCGTTTGCGCCCCACATTGATTTGTTGCCGGCTGACAAGATGGCGCTTATTGTTATGCATAAGATGATGGGGTTGGTTATGGTGGGGAATCAAGATGGGTGTGTTCAAGTTGTTCAAGCTGCTGTTCATATTGGCATGGCCTTAGAGCAGGAG GTCAGGATCCATAGTTTCTTGgagaaaaccaaaaatctCCAGAAAAAGAAGACTGGTGTTGCTGATGAAGATGGTCTGAGCAAGGAGAAGGAGATACTCCGGAAACGTGTTAATGGTTTAATTAGAAGGAAAAGGCTGAATGAGGTGCAAAAGCTATTGATAAAGGAAGAAATGAAGCCCTGGGGTCGTGATAAACAGGCTAAG CTGGGAAGTCGTCTGATAGAATTATTAACCGAAACAGCTTATGTACAACCTCCACTTAGCCAGTTGGCAGATAGTCCACCTGATGTTAGACCTGCATTTAGGCACAGATTTAAAGCCGTGGCAAAAAGTCCAGG GCAGAAAATTGTGAAGAACTATGGAGTTATAGAATGTGATCCCCTGGTTCTTACTGGCCTTGATAAAACT gCTAAACATATGTTGATTCCTTATGTGCCAATGTTGGTGCCTCCCAAAAGATGGAAAGG GTATGACAAGGGTGGGCATTTGTTCTTACCTTCTTATGTCATGCGTACTCATGGATCTAGGAAGCAGGTAGATGCAATGAGGAACATTTCTAGAAACCAGATGCAGAAAGTATTTGAG GCCCTTGATATGCTTGGAAGCACCAAATGGAGGGTGAATAAGAAAGTACTTAGCGTGGTGGAGAGCATCTGGGCTAGAGGTGGCAACATTGCGGGCCTGGTTAATCGTGAAGAT GTTCCTGTACCGGATAAATCACCATCTGAggatttaaaagaaattcagGAATGGAAATGGAGTGTCAGAAAAGCAAAGAAGATTAACCAAGAGAGGCATTCTCAACGATGTGACACTGAACTTAAGCTCTCT GTTGCTCGCAAAATGAAAGATGAGGAAGGCTTTTATTATCCCCACAATCTTGATTTCCGAGGCCGAGCATACCCAATGCATCCACATTTGAATCATTTGAGTTCTGATCTCTGTCGAGGAGTCCTTGAATTTGCTGAAGGACGACCATTAGGGAAGTCTGGATTACGTTGGCTGAAGATTCATTTAGCAAACCTGTATGCTGGTGGTGTTGAAAAGCTTTCATATGAGGGGCGACTAGCATTTGTGGATAATCACATTGATGATATATTTGATTCAGCAACAAACCCTGTTAATGGAAACCGTTGGTGGTTAACAGCTGAAGATCCTTTACAGTGCCTAGCTGCTTGTATCAATCTCTCAGAAGCCTTAAATAGCCCATCACCACATACTGTCATTTCTCATTTGCCCATCCATCAG GATGGTTCATGCAATGGCTTACAGCACTATGCAGCCTTGGGAAGAGATACC TTGGAAGCAGCTGCAGTCAACTTAGTTGATGGAGATAAACCTGCTGATGTTTACTCAGAAATTGCTGCGAG GGTACATGAGATTATGAAAAGAGACAGCAATAAAGACCCAACTACGAGTCCAAATGCTTTATTAGCCAGAATCTTAGTCAATCAG ATTGATAGGAAATTGGTGAAGCAGACTGTAATGACTTCAGTATATGGTGTTACTTATGTTGGGGCAcgtgaacaaataaaaagaagattaGAAGAGAAGGGTCTTATTACCGATGACAGACTACTGTTCACTGCAGCTTGCTATGCTGCTAAA GTTACTCTGGCTGCCCTCGGAGAGATATTCCAAGCTGCTCGTGGCATAATGAGTTGGCTTGGTGATTGTGCTAAG GTAATTGCTTCAGAAAATCAACCTGTGCGCTGGACTACTCCTCTAGGTCTTCCTGTTGTGCAACCCTATTGTAAAAGTGAAAGGCATCTT ATAAGAACATCTCTTCAGGTTTTAGCCTTGCAACGGGAGAGTAACTCA GTAGATATTAGAAAACAGAGAACTGCATTTCCTCCAAATTTTGTACACTCACTTGACGGTTCACACATGATGATGACAGCTCTTGCCTGCAGGGACGCTGGCCTACGTTTTGCAG GGGTGCATGATTCCTTCTGGACTCATCCGTGTGATGTGGACCAAATGAACGAGATACTTCGGGAAAAATTTGTGGAGCTTTATAGCATGCCGATACTTGAAAGT TTGCTTGAAAGTTTCCAAGCATCATATCCGGCATTGACTTTTCCTCCACTCCCAGAAAGAGGCGACTTTGACTTGCTACAGGTTCTAGAATCTCCATACTTTTTCAACTGA
- the LOC117634342 gene encoding DNA-directed RNA polymerase 3, chloroplastic isoform X2, protein MASTASFSPSPQAQTYTCSSRWSKPPKLNHKFLFSSTSNSLFFKPSHSSSTHFPLSLKPPPEPVHIPPLRDSIQDNIVENSMNFQIPMSEFHLITPQESAPRIFIQDPPWIASLFLKGIYKRANQELKLESKEIERRNYNLLRRRQIKAETEAWERMVDEYKDLEKVMREKKLAPNLPYVKALFLGWFEPLREAIAREQKTQQTKKHKAAFAPHIDLLPADKMALIVMHKMMGLVMVGNQDGCVQVVQAAVHIGMALEQEVRIHSFLEKTKNLQKKKTGVADEDGLSKEKEILRKRVNGLIRRKRLNEVQKLLIKEEMKPWGRDKQAKLGSRLIELLTETAYVQPPLSQLADSPPDVRPAFRHRFKAVAKSPGQKIVKNYGVIECDPLVLTGLDKTAKHMLIPYVPMLVPPKRWKGYDKGGHLFLPSYVMRTHGSRKQVDAMRNISRNQMQKVFEALDMLGSTKWRVNKKVLSVVESIWARGGNIAGLVNREDVPVPDKSPSEDLKEIQEWKWSVRKAKKINQERHSQRCDTELKLSVARKMKDEEGFYYPHNLDFRGRAYPMHPHLNHLSSDLCRGVLEFAEGRPLGKSGLRWLKIHLANLYAGGVEKLSYEGRLAFVDNHIDDIFDSATNPVNGNRWWLTAEDPLQCLAACINLSEALNSPSPHTVISHLPIHQLEAAAVNLVDGDKPADVYSEIAARVHEIMKRDSNKDPTTSPNALLARILVNQIDRKLVKQTVMTSVYGVTYVGAREQIKRRLEEKGLITDDRLLFTAACYAAKVTLAALGEIFQAARGIMSWLGDCAKVIASENQPVRWTTPLGLPVVQPYCKSERHLIRTSLQVLALQRESNSVDIRKQRTAFPPNFVHSLDGSHMMMTALACRDAGLRFAGVHDSFWTHPCDVDQMNEILREKFVELYSMPILESLLESFQASYPALTFPPLPERGDFDLLQVLESPYFFN, encoded by the exons ATGGCTTCCACTGCCTCATTCTCTCCGAGCCCTCAAGCTCAAACATACACATGCAGTTCCAGATGGAGTAAACCTCCGAAGCTTAACCACAAGTTTCTCTTCAGCTCAACCTCCAACAGTCTCTTCTTCAAGCCCTCACACTCTTCCTCCACTCATTTCCCTCTAAGCCTTAAACCCCCTCCAGAACCTGTTCATATCCCCCCGTTGAGAGACTCAATACAAGACAATATCGTCGAAAATTCGATGAATTTTCAGATACCCATGAGCGAATTTCATCTAATTACACCTCAGGAATCGGCCCCGAGGATTTTTATCCAAGACCCGCCATGGATTGCCTCACTCTTTTTGAAGGGTATTTACAAAAGAGCCAACcaagaattgaaattggaGTCTAAGGAAATTGAGAGGAGGAACTATAATTTACTTAGGAGGAGGCAGATAAAGGCCGAGACCGAGGCTTGGGAGAGAATGGTGGACGAATATAAGGATTTGGAAAAAGTAATGCGTGAGAAGAAGTTAGCTCCGAATTTGCCTTATGTAAAGGCCTTGTTTTTAGGTTGGTTTGAGCCGTTGAGGGAGGCGATAGCGAGGGAACAGAAGACGCAGCAAACGAAAAAACATAAGGCAGCGTTTGCGCCCCACATTGATTTGTTGCCGGCTGACAAGATGGCGCTTATTGTTATGCATAAGATGATGGGGTTGGTTATGGTGGGGAATCAAGATGGGTGTGTTCAAGTTGTTCAAGCTGCTGTTCATATTGGCATGGCCTTAGAGCAGGAG GTCAGGATCCATAGTTTCTTGgagaaaaccaaaaatctCCAGAAAAAGAAGACTGGTGTTGCTGATGAAGATGGTCTGAGCAAGGAGAAGGAGATACTCCGGAAACGTGTTAATGGTTTAATTAGAAGGAAAAGGCTGAATGAGGTGCAAAAGCTATTGATAAAGGAAGAAATGAAGCCCTGGGGTCGTGATAAACAGGCTAAG CTGGGAAGTCGTCTGATAGAATTATTAACCGAAACAGCTTATGTACAACCTCCACTTAGCCAGTTGGCAGATAGTCCACCTGATGTTAGACCTGCATTTAGGCACAGATTTAAAGCCGTGGCAAAAAGTCCAGG GCAGAAAATTGTGAAGAACTATGGAGTTATAGAATGTGATCCCCTGGTTCTTACTGGCCTTGATAAAACT gCTAAACATATGTTGATTCCTTATGTGCCAATGTTGGTGCCTCCCAAAAGATGGAAAGG GTATGACAAGGGTGGGCATTTGTTCTTACCTTCTTATGTCATGCGTACTCATGGATCTAGGAAGCAGGTAGATGCAATGAGGAACATTTCTAGAAACCAGATGCAGAAAGTATTTGAG GCCCTTGATATGCTTGGAAGCACCAAATGGAGGGTGAATAAGAAAGTACTTAGCGTGGTGGAGAGCATCTGGGCTAGAGGTGGCAACATTGCGGGCCTGGTTAATCGTGAAGAT GTTCCTGTACCGGATAAATCACCATCTGAggatttaaaagaaattcagGAATGGAAATGGAGTGTCAGAAAAGCAAAGAAGATTAACCAAGAGAGGCATTCTCAACGATGTGACACTGAACTTAAGCTCTCT GTTGCTCGCAAAATGAAAGATGAGGAAGGCTTTTATTATCCCCACAATCTTGATTTCCGAGGCCGAGCATACCCAATGCATCCACATTTGAATCATTTGAGTTCTGATCTCTGTCGAGGAGTCCTTGAATTTGCTGAAGGACGACCATTAGGGAAGTCTGGATTACGTTGGCTGAAGATTCATTTAGCAAACCTGTATGCTGGTGGTGTTGAAAAGCTTTCATATGAGGGGCGACTAGCATTTGTGGATAATCACATTGATGATATATTTGATTCAGCAACAAACCCTGTTAATGGAAACCGTTGGTGGTTAACAGCTGAAGATCCTTTACAGTGCCTAGCTGCTTGTATCAATCTCTCAGAAGCCTTAAATAGCCCATCACCACATACTGTCATTTCTCATTTGCCCATCCATCAG TTGGAAGCAGCTGCAGTCAACTTAGTTGATGGAGATAAACCTGCTGATGTTTACTCAGAAATTGCTGCGAG GGTACATGAGATTATGAAAAGAGACAGCAATAAAGACCCAACTACGAGTCCAAATGCTTTATTAGCCAGAATCTTAGTCAATCAG ATTGATAGGAAATTGGTGAAGCAGACTGTAATGACTTCAGTATATGGTGTTACTTATGTTGGGGCAcgtgaacaaataaaaagaagattaGAAGAGAAGGGTCTTATTACCGATGACAGACTACTGTTCACTGCAGCTTGCTATGCTGCTAAA GTTACTCTGGCTGCCCTCGGAGAGATATTCCAAGCTGCTCGTGGCATAATGAGTTGGCTTGGTGATTGTGCTAAG GTAATTGCTTCAGAAAATCAACCTGTGCGCTGGACTACTCCTCTAGGTCTTCCTGTTGTGCAACCCTATTGTAAAAGTGAAAGGCATCTT ATAAGAACATCTCTTCAGGTTTTAGCCTTGCAACGGGAGAGTAACTCA GTAGATATTAGAAAACAGAGAACTGCATTTCCTCCAAATTTTGTACACTCACTTGACGGTTCACACATGATGATGACAGCTCTTGCCTGCAGGGACGCTGGCCTACGTTTTGCAG GGGTGCATGATTCCTTCTGGACTCATCCGTGTGATGTGGACCAAATGAACGAGATACTTCGGGAAAAATTTGTGGAGCTTTATAGCATGCCGATACTTGAAAGT TTGCTTGAAAGTTTCCAAGCATCATATCCGGCATTGACTTTTCCTCCACTCCCAGAAAGAGGCGACTTTGACTTGCTACAGGTTCTAGAATCTCCATACTTTTTCAACTGA